GCCACTGCGGCGCCCGCTGGGTGGAACTTCACACCGGCGCCTATGCCGAAGCCGCCTGGGGGGAGCAGCCGTTCCAGCTGGCCAGGATCACCGAAGCCACCGCCATCGCCCGGGGGCTCGGCCTGCGGGTCAACGCCGGCCATGGCCTCACCTATCACAACGTCGAGCCGATCGCCGCGATCGAGGGGATGGAGGAACTGAACATCGGCCACACGATCGTGGCCCGCGCCCTGTTGGTAGGCCTCCAGGAGGCGGTGCGCCAGATGCGGGCGCTGGTGCAGAATCCCCGCCGCGACCCGCTGTTCGGCGACCGCCAGCCCTGAGGCCCCTCCCGCCATGACCCGCTACCACTTCGTCGCCGCCAGCCGCGCCTTCCTGCTTGAGGAGGAACCCCTGGAGGAGGTGCTGCGCGAGCGCCGGCGCAACTACGCCGAAAAGGACAAGGCCATCGACTTCTGGCTCCTGGAGCGCCCTGCCTTCCTGGAAGCCCCCGAGCTGGCCGCCACCGTGGCCGCCGTGCCCCGGCCGGCGGCGGCGGTGGTGTCCACCGACGAGAAGTTCATCACTTTCATGAAGCTGCGCCTGGAGTTCGTGGCCGTGGGCAGCTTCGAGGCCCCCAGCGCGGGGATCCCCGACCCCCTGGCCACCCTGAACTGACCCGGAGACAGGGGCTGGACGGGGCGCCTGCCGGTCCGGCCCCGCTCAGAACAGACCCAGGAACCGGCGCCGGGGCTCTTCGGGACCCTCGTCCTGGTTCGATCCGGCGGGGCGGGGTCGGCCCTGGCCGCCGTCCTGCTGGTAACGCGGCTTGCTGTCACCGATCGTCAGGGGGGCTTCCTTGTTCTTCCACCAGATCCAGTCCCGGATCGGTGGCGTGTTCTGCAGTTCCCAGCGGGTCAGGCCCAGTCCCAGCCGCGAAGAGGCATCGAGCAGCACGTCCAGCATCTGCTCACCGTCACTGCAGCGGGCCAGGGCCTCGTTGGTGCGGCGGGCCCCGTCGAGGGCCTTCACCAGGGCGTTGACCCTCTGCGTGACCGGCAGATCCTTCAGGTCCATCACCCGTTCCCTCCGTGGGCGCACCGTATCAGCGCTGGAGGCCCGCCGACGCCGGCGGGGGTGACAGAAGCCCACTCCAGAGGCAACACTTGGGGGGAAGCTTCCTTCTTGATGACGTTCCCGGACCGACGTCCACCCCATCACCGTCCACCCCACCACTGGGTCATCGGCGATGTGCATGGATGTGCGGAAGCTCTGCAACGCCTTCTCGTCCAGTTGCCGGCCGGCGATCGCCTCGTGTTCTGCGGCGACGTCATCAACCGCGGCTGCCGCATCGAGGAGTCCATGGAACTGGTCTGGGACCTGGTGCGTCGCCAGCGGGCGGTGTGGCTGAAGGGCAACCATGAACGGGATCTGGTGCGTCAGCTCGACACGGGCGTGGCGCCTGGCCGTCCCGACCTGAACGGCAACGACACCTACCGCCAGCTGGGAGCGGCCCGCTGTCGCCTCTGGCGCGACCGCCTCGACCAGCTGCCCCTCGCCTACTGGGGTCAGGGCTGGGTGGCCACCCATGCCGGCTTCGATCCCCGCACCTGGCAGCCCGACCTCAACGTGAGGCTGGCTTTCTGGCAGGCCTACGACGACCGTTTCGGCGAGGTGATCGTCGGCCATACCCCCGGGCCCGGCCTGCGGCGGCTGGGCTCGATCGTCCTGCTCGACACCGGCGCCTGCTACGGCGGCGACCTCACCGCCTACTGCCCGGAAACGCGGCAGACGCGGCACGTCAGCAACCTGGCGGCGGCGGGTTCCCCGATGGCGACCCCGACCTCCGGCTCGGCGATGAGCCGGGCCCTCTGAGCCCACCCCTTTGCTGACGGTCTTTCGCAGCAACCGGGCCGAGTTCCTGGCCCGCCTGCTGGCCACCCAGCTGCGTCTCCACCCGCCCGACCCGTTCGAGCAGGTCCAGGTGGTCGTCAACACCTGGCCCACCAGCCGCTGGCTCGGCGAGCAGCTGGCCGAGCACCTCGGCGGTATCGCCGCCAACCTGCGCTTTCCCTTCCCCGGGAGCCACCTGCGCCAGCTGGTCGACCAGCTGCTGGTCCCCGTCGGGGAGATCCCCACGGCGGGGGCCGTCGATCCCTGGCGTGCCGACCGTCTCGTCTGGCCCCTGCTGGGCCTGCTGCCGGCGGTCGCCGCCGAAGCGGAAGGGGAGCCGCTGCGTCGCTGGCTCGCGGGCAGGGGGGCGGCAGCCCAGCTGGAACTGGGCCACTGGCAGCTGGGGCGGGCCATCGCCGATGCCTTCGACGACTACGCCCTCTACCGGCCCGAGCTGCTGCGGGCCTGGGAGGGCGGGCAGGCGATCGATGGTCACGGCCGGCCGCTGCCCGACAGCCAGCTCTGGCAGCCCCTCCTCTACCGCGCCCTGGGGGCGGAACTGGGTGCCGAACCGTTCGGACGCCGGGTGCAGGAGCTGATCGCCCGACTGCGCCGCGGCGGCCCCTGCCCCGAAGCGGGCGGCGCCCCCCTGCGACTCTTCGGCCTGAGCAGCATGGCGCCGATCCAGGTGCAGCTCCTGCAGGCCCTCAGCCGGCACCGGACCGTGGACCTCTACCTGCTGACGCCGTGCCGCGATCTCTGGCAGCGCTGCGGTGAGCGCCGCCAGGAGCTGAGCGACGCCCTGGCCCTGCGCCAGCCGCTCGACGCCGCCTGGCTGCTGGAGGCCCCGGGACTGGAGGCCCGCTTCGGCCGCCTGGGGGGAGAGTTCCAGCAGCTGCTCGAGGGCACCGGCGAGGCCCAGCTTGGGGAGGAGCAGGACCGCGACCTCTTCTTCGCGGCCGCCGCCGGCACCACCCGGCCCCCCCTGCTGGCCCAGCTGCAGGAGCAGCTGGCCGACGCGGACCGCATCCCGTCCCTGGCCATGGATCCGGAGGATCACTCCCTGGAGTTCCACCCCTGTCCCGGCCGGCTGCGCCAGGTGCAGATCGTGCGCGACCGCCTGCTGCAGCTCCTGGCGGCCGACCCCGGCCTCGAACCGCGGGACATCCTGGTGATGACGCCCGACATCGACGGATTCGCCCCCCTGGTGGCCTCGGTGTTCGGCGACGCCCACGCCACGGGCGTGGCACTCCCCTGGCGCCTCACCGACCGCAGCCAGCAGGACGGGGCGGGGATGGCCAGCACCCTGCTGCTGTTGCTGGAGCTGGCCGGCACCCGGCTGACCGCCACCGGCCTGGAGACCCTGCTGGGCTGCCGGCCCCTGCTGGAGCGGTTCGGCCTCGAGCTGGCCGAGGCGGCCCGCCTGGTGGAGGCGCTGCAGGAGGCGGGTTTCCGCTGGGGTCTGGACGGCCAGGAGAAGGACCCGCCCTCCCACAGCCTGGCCTGGACGATCGATCGGCTGCTGCTCGGCCTGGTGCTGCCCGCCGACCCGGGCCTGGCGCCCGGGGAGACCGCCCCCTGGGAGGCGGTGGTGCCCCTGGAGCTGGCCGGCCGCTGGCTGCACCTGCTGGGGCGGCTGCGCCACTGGCTCGGGGAACTGCGGCGGGGCGGCACGGTCAGCGACTGGGCGGAGCGGCTGCGGCGGCTGATCGATGACCTCTTCGGGGCCACGGGCGACGACGCCGACGAGCGGCCCGAGCTGATGGGGGCCATCGACGCCTGGCAGACGGCCGCCGGTGCCTGCGCCCTGTCCCTGGAGGCACCGGTGGCGGCGGCCGCGCTGCGGGAACTGCTCGGGGCCGAGAGCGGCCGCTTCGGCCACCGCAGCGGCGCTCTCACCATCAGTGCCCTCGAACCGATGCGGGCCATCCCCTACCGGGTGATCGTGCTGATGGGACTGGATGCGGGCCTGTTTCCCCGGCCCGGCGACCGGCCCGCCTTCCATCTGATGGAGGGCCAGCGGCAGCTCGGCGATCCCCACCCCGCCGACCAGGACCGCTACGTGCTGATGGAGGCCCTGCTCTCCGCCCGGGACCACCTGCTGCTGAGCTGGAGCTGCCGCGACGACCGCACCGGCGCCGCCCTGCCCCCCTCCGGCCCGGTGGGCCAGTGGCTGCAGTGGCTGGCCGGCCAGCTGGATGCGGAGGCCATGGGGCGGCTGCTGGTGGAGCACGCCGCCAACCCCCTCGACCGGCGCAACTTCCTGCCCGCAGGCGGGCGGGAAGCCCCCAGCTGCGACAGGCGGCTGCTGGAGGCGGTGCGCTGCCTGGCCGGCGAACGGCCGGTGCCGCCCGCGGCGCTGCTGGCCGGAGCGTCCCCCCAGGAGGCTCCCCCCGACGGCGACGGCGAGGCCTACGCCGAACTGCGGGACTGGCTGGTGGCGCCCCAGAAGCACTGGCTGCGGTCCCTGGGGCTGCGGCCAGGGGAGTGGGAGAAGCGGGTCGACGACCTCGAGGCCCTGGCCCTGGGGGAGAGGGAGCGCTCCTCCCTGTTGCGGGAGACCCTGCAGCGCAGCGAAGGGGAGCCCGGCGGAGAGGCCCCCCGGTCGGCCGCCGACTGGCTGGAACGGCACCGGGGGCAGGGCCTGCTGCCGCCCGGGGCGGCGGGCCCCCTGGAGGCGCAGCTCCTGCAGCGCCGCTGGACGGGCCTGGTGAACGCCCTGGAGGCCCTCGGCCCGCCCCGGCGCCCCAGCCACCACTTGGGCCCCTGGCAGGCCGCGATCCCCTGGCGGGGCGACGCCGTCGTGCTGGCCCACACGGCCCAGGCCCGGGTCAGCCACCGGCTGGAACTCTGGCTCCAGCTCCTGCTGGCCAGCGCCGCCGGTGCCGCCCCGAGCCGGGGGGTGCTGATCGCCCGGGACGGCGATGGCTATGGGCCGGTGCTGGTGCTCACCGCACCGGACCCTGTGGCGGCACGGGATGAACTGGAGCGTCTGGCCGGGCTGGAGCGGCAGTGGCGCAGCCGGGGATGGCCGGTGCCGCCGGAAACGGGCTGGAGCCATGTGGCGGGCGAGCGCAAGAAACCCGGCCAGGGACGGGCCAAGGCTGCCGGCACCTGGGAGGGCTCCGGTTTCCACGCCGGCGAGCGGAATCGGGCCGAGATGGAGGCCTGCTTCGGCCCCGGCCTGGCGGCGGACGATCTGCTGACGCCGGAAGTCCTGGCCCTGGCCACCGACCTCTTCTCCCCCCTGCTGGCGGCGGAGGTGGTGCGATGACCCGCGCCGGCAACGGCTCCCCCGGGCCCGAGCGCTTCGAGGCCAACAACGTCAGCCTCGATGACGGCGTCGTGCTGCTGGAGGCCAGCGCCGGCACCGGCAAGACCTTCGCCCTGGCCCATCTGGTGCTGCGGCTCCTGGCCGAGAGGCGGCTCGGCCTGCGGGAACTGCTGGTGGTGACCTACACCAATGCCGCGGCGGCGGAACTGCGCGATCGCATCGGCCGCCGGCTCCAGGAGGCCCTCACCGGCCTCCAGCCCCCCGACGGCTGGGCGGCGCCCGATCCGGTGCTGGTCGAATGGCTGGAGCACCAGCCGGAAGAGCCCGGCGCCCGCGGGACCGTGCAGGGCCTGCTGCTGCTGGCCCTCGAGGAGCTCGACGCCGCCGACATCACCACCATTCACGGCTTCTGCCAGCGCACGCTCCGGCGCCACGCCATGGAGGCCGCCCGCCCCCCCGAGCTGACGCTGGAGATCGACGCCGCCGACCTGGTGCGCCAGGTCGCCCACGACTACTGGCAGCAGCAGGTGCTGGCCCTTCCCTTGCACCTGGCGGAGGGGCTGGCGGCGGCCATCGACCTGGGGGATCTGGAGCGGCTGCTGCTGCTGCTCGATGGCGACCCCGGCCTGGCCCTCGATCCCCTGCCGCCGGGCCTGGGCCTGGAGCGACCGCTGGCCGAGCAGCTGACGGCGCTCTGGGAGGAGCCCTGGGCACGGTTCCGGCAGGCCTGGTCGGACGGAGGCCGGGAGCTGGAGCAGGCCTTCCGCGCCGCCGCCGCCCAGTGGCGGGCCGCCGGGGCCAGCGCCACCACCCCCTATGCCGTCAAACCAAGAAACGATCGCAGCGAGCTGGTCGACGCCTGGCTCGCCCAGCAGCCCGAGGGCGGCAGCTATGCCGCCCTGATGGCCCAGAAGGAACTGGGGTCCTATTTCCACCCCGACCCCTTCTGCCGGATGGCCAGGAAGGTGGAGGGTACGGAGCGGGAGATCCAGCTGCCCGACCCCGGGCTCCTGGAGGCGGTGGCCGCGCTGCGGGAGGGCCCGGCGGAGGCGGTGCTGCTGCATGGCTCCCACTGGGGGCGGGCGGAGCTGGCCCGGCGCCGGGCCCGCAGCGGCAGCATCGGCTTCGCCCAGCTGCTAGAGGGCCTTGACCCCGGCCCGGACGCCACCGCCCCCACCCCCCTGCTGCGGGCGGTGGGGCAGCGCTACAGGGCCGCCCTGATCGATGAATTCCAGGACACGGACCCGGTCCAGTGGCGGATCCTGCGGCTGGCCTTCACCGGCGACGCCCACCTGCTGGTGATGGTGGGGGATCCGAAGCAGGCCATCTACCGCTTCCGCGGCGGCGATCTGGACACCTACCGGCTGGCCCGCCGCAGCGCGGCGCGCGTGCTGGCGCTGCAGGAGAACCGCCGCTCAACCCCGGCGCTGATCGGGAGCCTCAATGCCTTGATGGCACCGGCGGGCCTGCCCCGTTCCGACCTGCCGGTGCCGGCGGTGCTGGCCCGTTCACGGCGGAGCGGGCCCGATGGCATGGCACCGGTGCGCCTGCTCTGGCTGGGGGGCGAGCGGGGGGCGGGCGATGCCCTGCCGAGCCGGAGCGTGCTGGAGGCCCGGCTGCCCGCCCTGGTGGCCGACGCCGTCCTGGAGCTGCTGGAGCAGGCCCCCGCCCTGGCGGTGGACAACGGACGGCCTCCCTCGCCCCTGCGGGCCAGCGACATCGCCCTGCTGGTCCACAACCACCGCCAGGCGGAGGACCTGCGCAGCGCCCTGGAGCGGCGGCACATCGCCAGCCGGCTGGTGAGCAAGGCCGACGTGTTCGCCAGCCCGGCCGCCACCGCCCTGCAGCGGCTGCTCGATGCGCTGGCCGATCCGGCCGATCCGGGCCGCCTGCGGCTGCTGGCCGCCTCCCCCCTGCTGGGCTGGTCGGCACGGCGGATCGCCGAAGCCGCTCCAGCCGAGTGGAGTGAACTGGCCGGCGGGCTCCAGGCCCTGGCCCGGGACCTGCCCCATCAGGGACCGCTCGGGGTGCTCTCACGACTGGTGGACGGGGAAGGGCTGGCCCGAATGAGCGTCAGCGGCCGGCTGCTGGCCGACCTGCAGCAGGTGGCCGAGCTGCTCCAGGAGCGGCTGCACGTCGAGCAGCTCGCCCTGGTGGCCGCCGCCGACTGGCTGCGGCGCCTGCGCCTCGACCAGACCCGCGCCAGCGGCACCATCCCTGAGTCCCACCAGGCCCACAGCGACAAGGCCGATGAGGCGGCGACGGTGATCACGGTGCACCGGAGCAAGGGGCTGGAGTTCCCGGTGGTGATCTGTCCCTACCTGTGGCAGGCGGCGGGCACCCCCCCGCCGGTGGCCACCGGGTGGGCCTCCGCTGGCATCCGGCCGCCGGCGCCGGCGCCCACCTCGACCTCCACCTGCGTCCCGCCTGGGGACGGGGATGGCAGGCGCTGCGCCAGCACCGGGACGCGGAACGGGCTGAGCGGGAGCGGCTGGCCTACGTGGCCGTCACCCGGGCCCAGCACCTGCTGCTGCTCGCCTGGGGGCCGGCGAAGGGCCAGCAGGCCAACCCCCTGTTCCCCTGGCTCTTCCCTGAGGAGCCCCTGCCCGACCCCGAGGACGATGGCCCCATCAGCGGGCGAAGCGACGGGGACTGGTTCATGCGGCTGCAGGAGCAGATCGGGCGTCGGGCCCTGGGGCTCGAACTGCACCAGGCCGCCATGGAGCCGGGCGCCTCGGGGACCCTGGCGCCGGCACCGGAGATGGCGGAGGCCCTGCGCTGCGGACCGGTGCCCCGGCGCACGCTGGACGCGAGCTGGGGGCGCAGCAGCTACACCGGCTGGACCCGCGCCGCCCACGGCGCCGTCGTCTCGGAGGCGGCCCTCGACCAAGGCCGCGACACCAGCGATCCCAGCCCCGATGGCGAGGCCCCAGAGGGGGGCGACGCGGCCCTGTGGCCGGAGCAGGGTCCCCTGGCCGGCTTCGCCCGCGGCCCGGGGGCCGGGGACTGCCTGCACCGGATGCTGGAGCAGCTGGACTACCGGGTTCCCACCGACACGCCCGCCAACCGGGAGCTGGTGGAACGGGAGCTGCGCCGGGCCGGGCTGGAGGCGGAAACCGTGGAGCCCCTGCTGCGGGGCCTGGAGCAGGTGCGCCTCACCCCCTTTGGTGGCGGGCTGGGGTCCCTGCGGGTGGCCGATCTGGGGCCGGAGCGCCGGCTCAACGAACTCAGCTTCGACCTCACCCTCGGCTTCGTCAGGGCGACGGAGCTGGCGGCCGCCTTCGCGGACCATCCCGGCGGTGCCTTCGGTGCCGCCTACGCCGCCACCGTGGGGAGCCTGCCGGTGGCCAGCCGCGGCTTCCTCACCGGCTCGATCGACCTGATCTTCACCGCCACGGATGCCGATGGGGAGGAGCGCTGGTGGGTGGCCGACTGGAAGAGCAACTGGCTGGGCCGGCGGGACGGCGAGGGCAGGCCCCTGGCCTGCGGCCCCCGCCACTACGGCCGGGAGGCGATGGCCGCCCTGATGGCGCAGAGCCACTACCCCCTCCAAGCCCACCTCTACCTGGTGGCGCTGCACCGGTATCTGGCCTGGCGGCTGCCCGGCTATGCCCCCGAGCGCCATCTGGGGGGATACGCCTACGTCTTCCTGCGCGGGACGCCCGGGGAAACGGGGGCGCAGGCCCGGAGCGGCGCCGTGCCGGGCATGTTCGTGGAGCGGCCGCCCCTGGGCAGACTCCTGGCCCTCGACGGGGCCCTGGGCGGCCATGCCGCGGCCGACGCCGGGGAGGACCCGTCATGAGGGAACCCCTCCAGACCGCCCAGCCCTGGGTGGGAGCCCTCGCCCTCAGCCTGGCCGAAGCTCTGCCCCGTCTCCATGGCACCCCCCCCGATCCCCTGGTCGGCGAGCTGATCGCCGCCCTCACCGCGGCCCTGGCCCGGGGCGAGCTGGAGCTGGATCTGCGGGGCCCGAGACCGGCGGAGGTCAGCGAAGCCGCCTGGCCAGAGGGGCACCGCCGGGCCCTGGCCGCCAGTTCGCTCGCCGGCGATCCGGACGGGCCCCTGGCCCTGGAGGAGGGCCGACTGCAGTGGCGCCGCTGGCAGCGGCAGCGGCAGGCGGTGCTCGAGGCGCTGGTCGATCGGGCCGGAGCCCTGGTGCCGGGCGGCGACGGCGAAGCTCCCGGTGCTGCGGAGCCCGGCGCTGCGGGTCCCGGTGCTGCGGGTCCCGGTGCTGCGGAGCCCGGCGCCCCCCGGAGCCTCGATGCCCGGCAGCGGCAGGCGTTGGCGGCGGTGCTCCGCCACGGTCTGGTGCTGCTGGAGGGTGGACCCGGCACCGGCAAGACCAGCACGGTGGCGGCCATGATCGCGGCCCACCGGGTGCACCAGCCCGACGCCCGCATCCATCTGGCGGCGCCCACCGGCAAGGCGGCGGGCCGGCTGCGGGCGGCCACCGGGGGCGCCCTTCCCTGCACCACCCTGCACCGGCTGCTGGAGAGCCGCGGCGACCGGTTCGGCCGCCACCGCGGCCGCCCCCTCGACCTCGACCTGCTGGTGGTCGATGAGGTCTCGATGGTGGATCTGGGCCTGATGGGCGCCCTGCTGGAGGCTCTGCCCAGCGCCTGTCGGCTGGTGCTGGTGGGCGACCCGGCCCAGCTGCCCCCGATCGCTCCCGGGGCCGTGCTGCAGGACCTGCAGCGGCCCGAACACCGCCGCCGGCTGGGGGGCGCCGCCATCACCCTGACCACCACCTACCGCAACGCCGGGGCCATCGCCGCCGTGGCCGCCGCCCTGCGCCAGGGGCTGGGAGCGGCCCCCGCCCCGCAGGATCCGGATCCGATCGCCGCCATCCGCCCCCTGCTGCAGGCCCTGGATGACACCGACAACCTGCACTGGCGCCCCTGCTCCCCCCGGACTCTGCCGGCGGAGCTGCTGGAGCGGCTGCGCCGCCACCAGGACGCGCTGGCCAGGCTGGCGGGGCATTGCCGGCCGGGCTCCCCCCGGGGATGCCGGGCGCTGCTGGCGGAACGGGACCGCCTGCTGGTGATGGCGCCCCAACGCCAGGGACGCTGGGGCCTGGAGGCGATCCACCGGACCCTGCTGGGGGCTCGGCGGGACGGCGACCTGCAGGATCTCCCCCCGGGCACCCCCGTCCTCTGCCGCCGCAACCTGCCGGAACTGGACCTGGCCAACGGCGATGTGGGCGTGCTCGTGGGCGGCCCCGGGCCCTCGGCGCGCCTGCTGTTCGGGGACGGGGAGGGGGAGCCGCTCTGGATCCATCCCGGCCAGCTGGCCGGGGCCGCCGAACCGGCCCTCGCCCTGACGGTCCACAAGGCCCAGGGCAGCGAAGCCGAGGAGGTGATCGTGCTGCTGCCCAGCGGCACCGCCCGCGACGGGCGGCTGCTCTACACCGCCCTGACCCGGGCGCGGCAGGCGGCCCTTCTGATCAGCGAGCAAGAGGACGGGCCCATGGCCGGGAAAGGCCCGTAAGGCTTCTTCATTGATCTCCACAGCCGGCAATGTGTCTACGAAAAGTGAACCGCCCGGTAGGAGCTCTGAGCCCCGCTCCATACTTCGTCCATCGGCGCGGTTCCCCCGGGCCGAACTCACCGGAGCCCCTGCTCCAATAGTCTCCACCGCTGGGATCTCTCCCTTTCCGGGAGCCCCTTGATTCCTCCAGTCCCCCCTTGAGGAATGCCCTCCTGCATCGTCACGAAGGAGTGAACCGGCCCAGCCGGAGTCTTCCCTTCAGGTGCCCTGAGGTCCAAAGGGACAACCCCATGGATTCCCTGGCCCCAGGTGGTTCCGGTCAGTCTTTTTCCCACCCCCACACGCCCCCTCCCGCCGCCGTCGCTCCCGATCCGCCGACCGTGCCTCCCGCTGCGATTCCTGGAGAGCGACGCGATGGCTGAGCGGGTTGAGCGGCCCTGGGGATGGTTTGAGACCCTCGCCACAGGTCCCGGCTACCTCGTCAAGCGTCTGCGGATCAGGGCGGAGCAGCGCATCAGCCTGCAGCGCCACCAGCAGCGCTGCGAGCACTGGGTCGTGGTAAGCGGCGAGGGGGTGATGGAGACCGAAGACGGCGGCATCACCGCCGTCCCCGGCGCCACCCTGTTCATCCCCTGTGGCGCCCTGCACCGGGCGGCGGCCGGAGCCACCGACCTGGAGATCATCGAGGTGCAGCTGGGCGAGGTGCTGCGGGAGGAGGACATCGAGCGTTTCGACGACGATTACGGCAGGGTGGTAAAGTCTCATTTCAACCTTTGAGCAAGGGCAAGGCAGCCCGGGTGCATGGCACCCATCTCCAACGGTCCGCTGCCGGCCTGCGTTGAAAAGGATTCACCAGGCTCCCGCATCCCGTGACCCAGATCATTGACGGCAGCACCCTCACCGGTGCTGCCGATTCCCAGGCGGCCCTCGCGCAGCCCTGCGAGGCCGTGTCGTTGTCGGCACCCGACCTTGCGGTGACCGCCACCGAGCAGGCCGATGGCCCCTCCGACGACGACGCCCCCAAAGCCACCGTCTCCGAAACCAACGCCTCGACAACCACCGCCACCGACACGACCGGCCTCGAAACCACGGTCCCCGTCAGCGCATTCGCCGCCTTCGGGCTGCGCCAGGAGCTGCTCGACGGCCTGGCCGCCATCGGCTTCGAAGAGCCCTCACCGATTCAGAAGGCCGCGATCCCCGAGCTGATGCTCGGCCGCGACCTCGTGGGCCAGGCCCAGACCGGCACCGGCAAGACGGCCGCCTTCGGTCTGCCCCTGCTGGAGCGCCTCGATCCCGGCCAGCGCACCCCCCAGGTGCTCGTGCTCACCCCCACCCGCGAACTGGCGATGCAGGTGGCGGAGGCTTTCAACAGCTATGCGGCCCGCATGAAGGGCGTCAAGGTGC
This genomic stretch from Cyanobium gracile PCC 6307 harbors:
- a CDS encoding UvrD-helicase domain-containing protein; its protein translation is MTRAGNGSPGPERFEANNVSLDDGVVLLEASAGTGKTFALAHLVLRLLAERRLGLRELLVVTYTNAAAAELRDRIGRRLQEALTGLQPPDGWAAPDPVLVEWLEHQPEEPGARGTVQGLLLLALEELDAADITTIHGFCQRTLRRHAMEAARPPELTLEIDAADLVRQVAHDYWQQQVLALPLHLAEGLAAAIDLGDLERLLLLLDGDPGLALDPLPPGLGLERPLAEQLTALWEEPWARFRQAWSDGGRELEQAFRAAAAQWRAAGASATTPYAVKPRNDRSELVDAWLAQQPEGGSYAALMAQKELGSYFHPDPFCRMARKVEGTEREIQLPDPGLLEAVAALREGPAEAVLLHGSHWGRAELARRRARSGSIGFAQLLEGLDPGPDATAPTPLLRAVGQRYRAALIDEFQDTDPVQWRILRLAFTGDAHLLVMVGDPKQAIYRFRGGDLDTYRLARRSAARVLALQENRRSTPALIGSLNALMAPAGLPRSDLPVPAVLARSRRSGPDGMAPVRLLWLGGERGAGDALPSRSVLEARLPALVADAVLELLEQAPALAVDNGRPPSPLRASDIALLVHNHRQAEDLRSALERRHIASRLVSKADVFASPAATALQRLLDALADPADPGRLRLLAASPLLGWSARRIAEAAPAEWSELAGGLQALARDLPHQGPLGVLSRLVDGEGLARMSVSGRLLADLQQVAELLQERLHVEQLALVAAADWLRRLRLDQTRASGTIPESHQAHSDKADEAATVITVHRSKGLEFPVVICPYLWQAAGTPPPVATGWASAGIRPPAPAPTSTSTCVPPGDGDGRRCASTGTRNGLSGSGWPTWPSPGPSTCCCSPGGRRRASRPTPCSPGSSLRSPCPTPRTMAPSAGEATGTGSCGCRSRSGVGPWGSNCTRPPWSRAPRGPWRRHRRWRRPCAADRCPGARWTRAGGAAATPAGPAPPTAPSSRRRPSTKAATPAIPAPMARPQRGATRPCGRSRVPWPASPAARGPGTACTGCWSSWTTGFPPTRPPTGSWWNGSCAGPGWRRKPWSPCCGAWSRCASPPLVAGWGPCGWPIWGRSAGSTNSASTSPSASSGRRSWRPPSRTIPAVPSVPPTPPPWGACRWPAAASSPARST
- a CDS encoding MgPME-cyclase complex family protein — protein: MTRYHFVAASRAFLLEEEPLEEVLRERRRNYAEKDKAIDFWLLERPAFLEAPELAATVAAVPRPAAAVVSTDEKFITFMKLRLEFVAVGSFEAPSAGIPDPLATLN
- a CDS encoding metallophosphoesterase; this translates as MTFPDRRPPHHRPPHHWVIGDVHGCAEALQRLLVQLPAGDRLVFCGDVINRGCRIEESMELVWDLVRRQRAVWLKGNHERDLVRQLDTGVAPGRPDLNGNDTYRQLGAARCRLWRDRLDQLPLAYWGQGWVATHAGFDPRTWQPDLNVRLAFWQAYDDRFGEVIVGHTPGPGLRRLGSIVLLDTGACYGGDLTAYCPETRQTRHVSNLAAAGSPMATPTSGSAMSRAL
- a CDS encoding ATP-dependent DNA helicase produces the protein MREPLQTAQPWVGALALSLAEALPRLHGTPPDPLVGELIAALTAALARGELELDLRGPRPAEVSEAAWPEGHRRALAASSLAGDPDGPLALEEGRLQWRRWQRQRQAVLEALVDRAGALVPGGDGEAPGAAEPGAAGPGAAGPGAAEPGAPRSLDARQRQALAAVLRHGLVLLEGGPGTGKTSTVAAMIAAHRVHQPDARIHLAAPTGKAAGRLRAATGGALPCTTLHRLLESRGDRFGRHRGRPLDLDLLVVDEVSMVDLGLMGALLEALPSACRLVLVGDPAQLPPIAPGAVLQDLQRPEHRRRLGGAAITLTTTYRNAGAIAAVAAALRQGLGAAPAPQDPDPIAAIRPLLQALDDTDNLHWRPCSPRTLPAELLERLRRHQDALARLAGHCRPGSPRGCRALLAERDRLLVMAPQRQGRWGLEAIHRTLLGARRDGDLQDLPPGTPVLCRRNLPELDLANGDVGVLVGGPGPSARLLFGDGEGEPLWIHPGQLAGAAEPALALTVHKAQGSEAEEVIVLLPSGTARDGRLLYTALTRARQAALLISEQEDGPMAGKGP
- a CDS encoding exodeoxyribonuclease V subunit gamma, with translation MLTVFRSNRAEFLARLLATQLRLHPPDPFEQVQVVVNTWPTSRWLGEQLAEHLGGIAANLRFPFPGSHLRQLVDQLLVPVGEIPTAGAVDPWRADRLVWPLLGLLPAVAAEAEGEPLRRWLAGRGAAAQLELGHWQLGRAIADAFDDYALYRPELLRAWEGGQAIDGHGRPLPDSQLWQPLLYRALGAELGAEPFGRRVQELIARLRRGGPCPEAGGAPLRLFGLSSMAPIQVQLLQALSRHRTVDLYLLTPCRDLWQRCGERRQELSDALALRQPLDAAWLLEAPGLEARFGRLGGEFQQLLEGTGEAQLGEEQDRDLFFAAAAGTTRPPLLAQLQEQLADADRIPSLAMDPEDHSLEFHPCPGRLRQVQIVRDRLLQLLAADPGLEPRDILVMTPDIDGFAPLVASVFGDAHATGVALPWRLTDRSQQDGAGMASTLLLLLELAGTRLTATGLETLLGCRPLLERFGLELAEAARLVEALQEAGFRWGLDGQEKDPPSHSLAWTIDRLLLGLVLPADPGLAPGETAPWEAVVPLELAGRWLHLLGRLRHWLGELRRGGTVSDWAERLRRLIDDLFGATGDDADERPELMGAIDAWQTAAGACALSLEAPVAAAALRELLGAESGRFGHRSGALTISALEPMRAIPYRVIVLMGLDAGLFPRPGDRPAFHLMEGQRQLGDPHPADQDRYVLMEALLSARDHLLLSWSCRDDRTGAALPPSGPVGQWLQWLAGQLDAEAMGRLLVEHAANPLDRRNFLPAGGREAPSCDRRLLEAVRCLAGERPVPPAALLAGASPQEAPPDGDGEAYAELRDWLVAPQKHWLRSLGLRPGEWEKRVDDLEALALGERERSSLLRETLQRSEGEPGGEAPRSAADWLERHRGQGLLPPGAAGPLEAQLLQRRWTGLVNALEALGPPRRPSHHLGPWQAAIPWRGDAVVLAHTAQARVSHRLELWLQLLLASAAGAAPSRGVLIARDGDGYGPVLVLTAPDPVAARDELERLAGLERQWRSRGWPVPPETGWSHVAGERKKPGQGRAKAAGTWEGSGFHAGERNRAEMEACFGPGLAADDLLTPEVLALATDLFSPLLAAEVVR
- a CDS encoding phosphomannose isomerase type II C-terminal cupin domain → MAERVERPWGWFETLATGPGYLVKRLRIRAEQRISLQRHQQRCEHWVVVSGEGVMETEDGGITAVPGATLFIPCGALHRAAAGATDLEIIEVQLGEVLREEDIERFDDDYGRVVKSHFNL